ATATCGAACATTAGAAACTAAATTTTCGATATCACTCTTCAATAAGGTATAAATTAGCAACGGTATAAAGGTATCGGCACCTTTACCCTCTAATTGTGATTGTTTCAAAATACCAAACAAAACTTTGCATGAATTTAATATGCAAACAACTTTATCCCTAGGAGCTTTATAGCCATTCACTTTAGATAATTCGTCCAcagaaaaattaacaaatttatcCAACCTTTCTGTCTCCACATTAGTGATATCTAAGTATTCCGGtttcataaatttatattcattaattttatttttcaataatatatcatcttttaaatcatttgaatgGCCTTTATCTAAATCATCCTTCATTACTTTAAGATATGGTGAAAAACATCTGGTATATAATTTCCCcatgattaatttttccatACCTTCTTTGGCATTGTTTAACTGTTTGGTATCAAGAGATTTAAAGGGTTCATATTCAGAATATTTCCtgtatataaaatttttaaaatcattgaTTAACTTTTGTTGTTCTTCAGCAGACCAAAGTATTCTTTGGGTGACGAAATTGTGTAAGAAAGATCTGGCGTATCTAACAATGGGATCTGCTTGTGGAGTTTTTagttgttttaaaaataattggaaaTCATAAAATGGTTCATCCTCATTACCATTCtcattttcatattcaaaTGGTTCATTAGAATTGGTTGGCAGAGTTGATGTCcttgaattaattgatatttcCTTGTTAATTGACCCTTGTtcagaagatgaagaagtgGAACTAATATCGTTATCACTTGCAATTTGAGAATTACTTATGGAATTTGGATCATTAAGCACATCAAAATAACTCATAATAAAGTTTAATACGGTTATATGTAATTTATGTGTGCTTTGGATTTTAAACGTTTATCTTCtattcaatttaaaaattaaaggagTTCGGTGTTTGCCTATCACTCGTTAATTAAAGATACAACTTCAAATTTGTTAGAACTTTTATAAATGgcaatattaaaataataaatatggaaaaaatttattcaattgacTGTATATTGTTCtctgttttattttatattattttatactTCTATAATCGTAAAAAGGATTTgcattaatttaattgtcGTTTGATATCTAAAATATATGTTTAACCAAAATGTACAATTTAATGTTGATTACATTTTCCgttttggaaaaaatagtaatgaaaaaaaaaaaattgcgGTATTCGTTAAAATCGATGAGtgtgaaaaagaaaaaaagaaataataattttaggtacccaaataaataacaaaGTATAACTAACGAATGTGTGGTATATTGCTAAATATTTCCCCTAATGACAACCTTAAGTTCTttcaaaatgaatataaagaGTTCAAGGAAAATTGCCCAGACGCGTtgttaaattcaaataatgattataCGTTTAgcaatttaatgaaattaatctCCGCTAGAGGCCCCAATTTTGCATCTCTTCGTACTTTAAAAGATCATAGAATATCTTTGTTTTCTTCTGTATTATCTTTGAGAGAACCGTTTTGTAAGCAAAGTGTTCTAGTAGAAGATAGATATGTTTTACAATTTAATGGAGAATtatataatgatgaaatcaTTCACAATGATACTCAGTTTATTGTAAAATTACTTTTAAATACAGAGCAAAATAGTAAGGGTATTATAAGtgttataaaaaatttagatgGTGAGTTTGCTTTTTCTATATATGATCTAAAGaataaaagattatatTTTGGTAGAGACCCGATTGGAAAGAGAAGTCTATGTTATTATCTAACAGATGCAAATGAGTTATATGTTTCAAGTGTTAGTGGATCCATTAAaggttttaaaaattgtgaCGCAGGTGTAATCTACGAATACGATGcaactaataaaaactCACCCCTTactatatttaataatatattcgAAGATTTTACTATCAATGATAAGTCtgatttagaatttaaatcattacaGAAGCATATCGAGGAATTATATAAAGTTCTATACAATGCAGTTCGTAAAAGAGTATTATCTATCCATCCTACacatattgaaaattctcCAATCGCTGTTCTATTTTCTGGTGGTTTAGACTGCTCAGTAATTGTTGCGTTAATATGTGAAGTAATAcgaaatgaaaaaaagaaagctATAATAGAATTGCTGAATGTTGGCTTTGAAAATCCTAGAACAGGATTAATGCCAAAGGATACGCCTGACAGAAAATTGGCTATTTCCAGCTCATATATTTTACAGAAATTATATCCCAATGTTCCTATTAAACTTATTGAAGTGGATGTTCCATATGATGAATATTTAGAGAAAAGACCAATcgtaattgatttaatgtATCCAAAAGAAACTGAGATGGATTTGTCAATTGCTATTGCATTTTATTTTGCATCTAGAGGTAAAGGTTATATACAAACTGGATCTGATAAAAGAATCGAATATCGAAGGAAAGGTATTGTTTTATTCAGTGGTCTAGGAGCAGATGAATTATATGGTGGCTATCATAAGTTTGTAAATAAAACCCCACGAGAGCTAGTTGAAGAACTAACTAGACAGATAAACAATA
This DNA window, taken from Henningerozyma blattae CBS 6284 chromosome 3, complete genome, encodes the following:
- the TBLA0C06300 gene encoding putative asparagine synthase (similar to Saccharomyces cerevisiae YML096W; ancestral locus Anc_8.875), which translates into the protein MCGILLNISPNDNLKFFQNEYKEFKENCPDALLNSNNDYTFSNLMKLISARGPNFASLRTLKDHRISLFSSVLSLREPFCKQSVLVEDRYVLQFNGELYNDEIIHNDTQFIVKLLLNTEQNSKGIISVIKNLDGEFAFSIYDLKNKRLYFGRDPIGKRSLCYYLTDANELYVSSVSGSIKGFKNCDAGVIYEYDATNKNSPLTIFNNIFEDFTINDKSDLEFKSLQKHIEELYKVLYNAVRKRVLSIHPTHIENSPIAVLFSGGLDCSVIVALICEVIRNEKKKAIIELLNVGFENPRTGLMPKDTPDRKLAISSSYILQKLYPNVPIKLIEVDVPYDEYLEKRPIVIDLMYPKETEMDLSIAIAFYFASRGKGYIQTGSDKRIEYRRKGIVLFSGLGADELYGGYHKFVNKTPRELVEELTRQINNIHDRNLNRDDKVIANNGVEVRYPFLDEHVIKYSTHDIPINYKINKLILRKLSLEMLHLDGISEEPKRAIQFGSKSAKMTKDGNKNGTDKIK
- the VPS9 gene encoding guanine nucleotide exchange factor VPS9 (similar to Saccharomyces cerevisiae VPS9 (YML097C); ancestral locus Anc_8.876) — translated: MSYFDVLNDPNSISNSQIASDNDISSTSSSSEQGSINKEISINSRTSTLPTNSNEPFEYENENGNEDEPFYDFQLFLKQLKTPQADPIVRYARSFLHNFVTQRILWSAEEQQKLINDFKNFIYRKYSEYEPFKSLDTKQLNNAKEGMEKLIMGKLYTRCFSPYLKVMKDDLDKGHSNDLKDDILLKNKINEYKFMKPEYLDITNVETERLDKFVNFSVDELSKVNGYKAPRDKVVCILNSCKVLFGILKQSQLEGKGADTFIPLLIYTLLKSDIENLVSNVRYIERFRFENFIRGEESYYLSSLQAAINFINLELNKDSLTIDDEIEYERAHKNNEQRIAKENELLKNRELETKLKHNNFSTTNPSDYILSPLDEATSSLVNKVSDFFSTFTEDLDHDSGRPNSGSNNSRINDYHQHNQDQLQEYQQQQPQQLQEYRRHRHHRHISDEERQLARLMEQEQHKEVLDILQSMFPKMEKDLIRDVCYAKKYRIGTCVDVLLSFSE